In Amycolatopsis sp. FBCC-B4732, the genomic stretch GCGCGGGGATGTCGAGGACCCGGCACAGCGCGATGCAGACGTGCGCGAAGTCGCGGCAGACGCCGGCGCCGGCCAGCAGGGTGTCGATCGCGTCGTCGGTCACCCGGCCCGAGCCGACCACATAGGACAGTCGCTCGTGGACGTACCGGACGATCGCGTCGACCTGCTTCTTGGTGCTGTCCAGGGCGAACAGCTCCGGCGGCACCAGCCCGGCGATCCGGTCGGACGGGCAGTACCGGCTCGGCCGGGTGAACACGGCGGCGTCGGCGAGCGTGACCGGCTCGGGTTCGGGCTCGCCCAAGACGCGCTCGGCGTGGTAGGCGACGCGGTGCTCCCCGACCGGCAGCTCGAAGACTTCGGCACGGGTCCCGTGCTCGAACTCGACGGACTCGCTCTCCCCGTGCCAGGACACGGTCAGCTCGTCGGTGTCGGCGCGCGCCGCGGCGACCGAGATCGCCGCCGGCCCGGGTTCGGTGACGCGGAAGGAGAACTCGACGTCGACCGTCGCTCGAGGGGCCATCGCCCCATGATGTCACCCTCGGGCACGATTGCCGGATGAGCGACGTCGTGGTTTTCCACTCGGTGCTGGGGCTGCGGCCCGTCGAACTCGGCTTCGCCGACCGGCTGCGGGCGGCCGGGCACGCCGTCACGACCCCGGATCTCTACGACGGCCGCACCGCGCCCGACATCGAAGCCGGATTCGCGCTGAAGGACGCCGTCGGCTGGGAAAACATCACCCGGCGAGCCCGAGGCGCGGTGCGCGACCTGCCCCCGGCGACGGTGCTGGTGGGCGTGTCGATGGGCGCGGGCGTCGTCGAGACGGTGCTGCCGCACCGGCCGGCCACCGCCGGGGTCCTGCTGCTGCACGCGCTGGGGAACCTGCCCGCCGCGGCCCGCCCCGGCCTGCCGGTCGAGGTGCACGTGGCCGACCCCGACCCGATCGCACCCCCGGCCCAGGTCGCGGCCTGGCGTGCGGCCACGGCCCGGGTGGGCGCCGATGCCCGGGTGCACACGTACCCGGGCATCGGCCACTTCTACACCGACCCGGACGGCCCCGACCACGACGAAGCCGCGGCGGAGCGCACCTGGGAGCGGGTCCTGGAGTTCCTCAGGCGTACCGAACCGGGTAGTGCTTGATCCCGTTGAGCCAGCTGGAGCGCAGCCGCACCGGCGGTGCCGCCTCCGTGATGCCCGGCATGACGTCGGCGATCGCGTTGAAGATCAGGTCGATCTCCAGGCGGGCCAGGTTCGCGCCGATGCAGTAGTGCGAGCCCGTGCCGCCGAAGCCGACGTGCGGGTTGTCCTCGCGGAGGATGTCGAACTTCTCCGGGTCGCCGAAGACCTCGTGGTCGAAGTTGGCCGAGCTGTAGAACATGCCGACGCGGTCGCCCTTGCGGATCTGCGCGCCGCCGAGCTCGGTGTCGCGGGTGGCGGTGCGCTGGAAGGCGACCACCGGGGTGGCCCAGCGGACGATCTCGTCCGGCGCCGTCTTCGGCCGCTGCTCCTTGAACAGCTCCCACTGGTCCGGGTGGTCCAGGAGCGCCTTCATGCCGTGGGTGATGGCGTTGCGCGTCGTCTCGTTGCCGGCCACGGCGAGCAGGATGACGAAGAAGCCGAACTCGTCCGAGCCGAGCGCTTCGCCGTCGACGTCGGCCTGGATCAGCTTCGTGACGATGTCGTCCATCGGGCACTTGCGGCGGTCCTCGGCCATGTTCCACGCGTAGCCGATGAGCTGCGCGGACGCCTCCAGCGGCGCGACCTCGTACTCCGGGTCGTCGTAGGCGACCATCTGGTTGGACCAGTCGAAGATCTTGAGCCGGTCCTCCTGCGGGATGCCGATCAGCTCGGCGATCGCCTGCAGCGGCAGCTCGCACGCGACGTCGGTGACGAAGTCGCCGGTCCCCTTCTTGCGGGCCTCGTGGGCGATCCGTTCCGCGCGGTCGCGCAGGGTGTCCTCGAGCTTCGAGATCGACCGCGGGGTGAAGCCCTTCGACACGATCCGCCGCAGCTTGGTGTGCTGCGGGGCGTCCATGTTGAGCAGCACCAGGCGATTCGCGTCGAGGTTGTCCTCGGTCATGTTCTCGTCGAAGCGGATGATGGCGGTCTTTTCCCGCGACGAGTACAGCGTGCTGTCGCGGGAGACCTCCTTGACGTCCGCGTGGCGCGAGACGACCCAGTAGCCGTCGTCGCGGAAACCCGCGGTGTTGTGCTTCTGGGGGTTCCACCACACCGGTGCCGTCCGCCGCAGCTCGGCGAACTCGTCCACCGGGAGTCGTTGCGCCAGGAGATCGGGATCGGTGAAGTCGAACCCTGCCGGGATGAGCGGAGCGGCCACGTTGCCTCCCACGGTTCGGCTTGGAACACGTTCTAGGTTGGATTGAAGCATACGGTGTTAACCAACGGAAGACCGTTAGTGAAACCCGTTAACTTGACCGATGAGGGCAGGTGAGCGTGCGCTCACCTGCCAAAGATCAACATAGTGTTGCGCCTGCGGCGGGTTGCGGTAAACAATAACTTGTTCTAGTTTTTGGATCAGTGAACAGTGTTTCCCGACGAAAGGGACGACATGGGCGTGCCGGTCATCGCCGAAGCCGTGCGGAC encodes the following:
- a CDS encoding transglutaminase family protein; its protein translation is MAPRATVDVEFSFRVTEPGPAAISVAAARADTDELTVSWHGESESVEFEHGTRAEVFELPVGEHRVAYHAERVLGEPEPEPVTLADAAVFTRPSRYCPSDRIAGLVPPELFALDSTKKQVDAIVRYVHERLSYVVGSGRVTDDAIDTLLAGAGVCRDFAHVCIALCRVLDIPARYVGVYAPGLSPMDFHAVFEAGIAGRWYVFDATHLAPRQTMLRISTGRDAADTSFLATLGCELDFLGSTVFATTDAALPEDHWPELVALG
- a CDS encoding dienelactone hydrolase family protein, whose product is MSDVVVFHSVLGLRPVELGFADRLRAAGHAVTTPDLYDGRTAPDIEAGFALKDAVGWENITRRARGAVRDLPPATVLVGVSMGAGVVETVLPHRPATAGVLLLHALGNLPAAARPGLPVEVHVADPDPIAPPAQVAAWRAATARVGADARVHTYPGIGHFYTDPDGPDHDEAAAERTWERVLEFLRRTEPGSA
- a CDS encoding cytochrome P450, which gives rise to MAAPLIPAGFDFTDPDLLAQRLPVDEFAELRRTAPVWWNPQKHNTAGFRDDGYWVVSRHADVKEVSRDSTLYSSREKTAIIRFDENMTEDNLDANRLVLLNMDAPQHTKLRRIVSKGFTPRSISKLEDTLRDRAERIAHEARKKGTGDFVTDVACELPLQAIAELIGIPQEDRLKIFDWSNQMVAYDDPEYEVAPLEASAQLIGYAWNMAEDRRKCPMDDIVTKLIQADVDGEALGSDEFGFFVILLAVAGNETTRNAITHGMKALLDHPDQWELFKEQRPKTAPDEIVRWATPVVAFQRTATRDTELGGAQIRKGDRVGMFYSSANFDHEVFGDPEKFDILREDNPHVGFGGTGSHYCIGANLARLEIDLIFNAIADVMPGITEAAPPVRLRSSWLNGIKHYPVRYA